CAGAAAGTAGGAACTAATTACATTTAAAGTGTTCCACTGAGGCTGCTCATTAATGTAACGAGAGCAGAAATGACAGAAgggagcaaaagaaaaactaatacttgcctttttatatttattttacaggAAATGTGTTTGTTGTAAGCCTGGCAGTTGCAGACTTGATAGTAGCTATCTACCCTTATCCACTGGTCCTCACATCTGTGTTTCACAACGGATGGAAACTGGGATACCTACACTGCCAGATTAGTGGCTTCTTGATGGGCCTAAGTGTCATTGGATCAATCTTCAATATTACAGGCATCGCTATCAATCGCTACTGCTATATCTGCCACAGCCTCAAATATGACAAGCTGTACAGCGACAGGAATTCACTGTGCTATATTGTCCTCATTTGGGTCCTAACGTTTGTCGCTATCGTGCCCAACCTGTTTGTGGGATCGCTGCAGTACGACCCCAGGATTTACTCCTGTACGTTTGCACAGTCTGTGAGCTCAGCATACACTATAGCAGTTgtgtttttccatttcctgcTCCCCATAGCCGTGGTTACCTTCTGTTACTTGCGAATATGGATCCTCGTTATCCAGGTAAGGCGAAGGGTTAAACCGGATAACAACCCGAGGCTGAAACCACACGACTTCAGAAACTTTGTAACCATGTTTGTGGTGTTTGTACTGTTTGCAGTCTGCTGGGCCCCCTTGAACTTCATAGGCATTGCAGTGGCTGTCAACCCAAAAACTGTAATCCCCAGGATTCCAGAGTGGTTGTTTGTGTCTAGTTATTACATGGCGTATTTCAACAGCTGCCTTAATGCTATAGTATATGGACTCCTGAACCAGAACTTCAGAAGAGAATACAAGAGGATTATTGTCAGTTTTTGTACAGCAAAAGTTTTTTTCCAGGATAGTTCTAATGATGCGGGAGACAGAATGAGAAGCAAACCTTCTCCACTGATTACAAACAACAATCAAGTGAAGGTGGACTCTGTCTGAAAATGGGAATCTTACTATTATCACTCGAAAGCATCCAAAAAAAAAGTGTCCATTTTATTAGACCTCCCGTTAAGTGTCATAGTGAAATATACCTTCTACACAGAAAGCACTTTGATCAAATCCCTCGCATGATGTTTGGAAGCTTGTTACAGAGCCTTGACATATAGACCCTATTATACAATGGTATATCCATTGTATAATGACATAGTGATATCCTTGAAGGAATAAAAAGGTATGAAtgactacttttttttcttagatgGAGATAAGCACCTAGAAAGAGATTGAACCAGAAGTATCCGTATTGCCTGGTTTGTTTTACTAAAACAAATCATCAAACTATTCCTGTCACTTTCCACATGCTCCTTCTGTCCATGTTACAGTCCTGATTCTAAAATCTCTGaaaacttcttaaaaaaaaaaaataaatcagaccTTTATGAAATATATTACAAGATGTGA
This sequence is a window from Melospiza georgiana isolate bMelGeo1 chromosome 5, bMelGeo1.pri, whole genome shotgun sequence. Protein-coding genes within it:
- the MTNR1A gene encoding melatonin receptor type 1A; translation: MRVNESELNSSVLPRDPPAEGAPRRQPWVTSTLAAILIFTIAVDLLGNLLVILSVYRNKKLRNAGNVFVVSLAVADLIVAIYPYPLVLTSVFHNGWKLGYLHCQISGFLMGLSVIGSIFNITGIAINRYCYICHSLKYDKLYSDRNSLCYIVLIWVLTFVAIVPNLFVGSLQYDPRIYSCTFAQSVSSAYTIAVVFFHFLLPIAVVTFCYLRIWILVIQVRRRVKPDNNPRLKPHDFRNFVTMFVVFVLFAVCWAPLNFIGIAVAVNPKTVIPRIPEWLFVSSYYMAYFNSCLNAIVYGLLNQNFRREYKRIIVSFCTAKVFFQDSSNDAGDRMRSKPSPLITNNNQVKVDSV